CCTGTTTGAGATGTTGGGGGAGGCGGTGCATAAGGGGATCCCCAAGACCGCCGTGGTGAACCTGGATGATCCACACGCCAGGATGTTCATCGACCGATCGCCGGGGCAGGTCATCACTTACGCCCGAGAGAATCCTGCGGCGATGGTTCGGGCCCGTGATGTCGTGGCCTCGCCCTCTCAATTGACGTTCACGGTGGACACGCCGTGGGGCACAACGGATATCTTGCTGCGGCTCGCCGGCGACTTCAACGTGGGGAACGCCCTGGCCGCGTTGTCCGCCGCCCTTTCACAAGGGGTGCCTCTGGATGTGTGTCGGGAGGCGTTGGCCCGCTTCCGTGGCGTACGTGGGCGCATGGAGACGGTAGACTGTGGCCAGCCGTTCACCGTGATCGTGGATTATGCTCACACGCCGGAGTCTTTCGAGCGGGTCATGGGGATCATGCGACCGTTGACGAAGGGTCGCTTGATCGTCGTGTTCGGAAGCGCCGGAGAGCGAGACCGCCAAAAGCGGGCGATTCAGGGGGAGATCGCGGGGCGCTATTGCGATTTCCTGGTGTTGACGGACGAGGACCCTCGTCTGGAGGATCGCTGGGCCATCCTGGATGAGATCGCTGCCGGGGTGGAGCGGGCTGGCAAGCGGGAGGGCGACGGGTACGTGAAGATCGCCGACCGAGCTGAGGCGATCGCGGCCGCGTTGCGATATGCTCGGCCGGGGGATGTGGTATTGCTCCTGGGCAAGGGGCATGAGGGGAGCATCATCTACGGCACGGAGAAGATGCCCTGGGATGAGCGGGCGGCCGCGGAGGCGGCCCTGCGGGCGATGGGATACGGGAAGGGGAGATGGGTGAAGGACTGACGGCGGATGAGATCGCAAGGGATTTGCGGGCGCTGGGGCTGTGTCCTGGCGATGACGTCCTGGTTCACTCCTCGCTCAGCAGCCTGGGCTGGGTGGAAGGCGGCCCGGATACGGTGATCGATGCCCTGTTGATGGTCGTTTCGCCGGGGGGCACGGTGCTGATGCCGGCGCTCACCGGCTCCCCGGAGGATGGGCCGGACCGGCCGCCGCTCGTGGATGTGCGCCATACGCCATGTGCCACCTGGATCGGGCGCATCCCGGAGACGTTTCGCCGGCGGCCTGGGGCCCGACGTAGCCTGCATCCGACTCACTCCGTGACGGCTATCGGAGAGCGGGCGGTGTGGTATACGACTGGGCACGAGCGATGTGCGATGCCGTGTGGCCCCGGCAGTCCCTATGTGCGCCTCATGGATCGTGGCGGCTATATCTTGCTGCTCGGATGCACGCAGGAGAGCAACACCTCGTTGCATGCGCTGGAAGAGTTGGCCGACGTTCCTTATCATCTCCAGGAGGACGTTACGGATGCGGTGGTGATTGACGAGGCCGGCCGGGAGATCGTCGTCTCGGGGCGGTTGCATTGGTGGGGCTGGAAGCGCCGCTTCTCTCGGGTGGATGAGCCGTTGCGGCGGGCGGGGGCTATGCGAGAGGGAATGGTGGG
This region of Chloroflexota bacterium genomic DNA includes:
- a CDS encoding AAC(3) family N-acetyltransferase is translated as MGEGLTADEIARDLRALGLCPGDDVLVHSSLSSLGWVEGGPDTVIDALLMVVSPGGTVLMPALTGSPEDGPDRPPLVDVRHTPCATWIGRIPETFRRRPGARRSLHPTHSVTAIGERAVWYTTGHERCAMPCGPGSPYVRLMDRGGYILLLGCTQESNTSLHALEELADVPYHLQEDVTDAVVIDEAGREIVVSGRLHWWGWKRRFSRVDEPLRRAGAMREGMVGQAHARLIDARRMREVILPLLREDPLYLLSDEARSEWRRRHGGALSG
- a CDS encoding UDP-N-acetylmuramoyl-L-alanyl-D-glutamate--2,6-diaminopimelate ligase; protein product: MRLRDLLAEIPFAQVVGNMDTPISGLAYDSRRVRPGDLFVAVRGFHVDGHAFIPDALSRGAVAIMAEEPPPPDVSAPWAQVPDSRAALALLAAAFHGHPARRLRVVGVTGTDGKTTTTTMISDILEAAGHRTGCMTTVSFKVGDRVWDNDTRQSTPEAPEVQSLLREMVSSGCEYAVIESTSHGLALHRLDACEYDVAVLTNVTHEHLDFHGSVEAYRLAKARLFEMLGEAVHKGIPKTAVVNLDDPHARMFIDRSPGQVITYARENPAAMVRARDVVASPSQLTFTVDTPWGTTDILLRLAGDFNVGNALAALSAALSQGVPLDVCREALARFRGVRGRMETVDCGQPFTVIVDYAHTPESFERVMGIMRPLTKGRLIVVFGSAGERDRQKRAIQGEIAGRYCDFLVLTDEDPRLEDRWAILDEIAAGVERAGKREGDGYVKIADRAEAIAAALRYARPGDVVLLLGKGHEGSIIYGTEKMPWDERAAAEAALRAMGYGKGRWVKD